The Prevotella sp. E9-3 genome has a window encoding:
- a CDS encoding Rne/Rng family ribonuclease, which translates to MTSEVIIDVQPKEISIALLEDKQLVEYQSEPRSASYSVGNIYIGKVRKLMPGLNACFVDVGSERDAFLHYLDLGLQYSSFEKYLKQVASDRKKLYPIQKATKQPDLPKDGSIQNTLKVGQEVLVQVVKEPINTKGPRLTCDLSFAGRYMVLIPFGDKVSVSSKIKKGEERSRLKQLVQSMKPKNFGVIVRTVAEGKRAAELDQELKVLLKRWEDAITRVQKTTERPQLVFEEQSRSVALIRDLFNPTYDGIHINDSEIYSQIHDYVSLIAPEKADIVKLYNGNVPIFDNFNVTKQIKSGFGRTVNYKRGAYLIIEHTEAMHVVDVNSGTRIKKENGQEANALETNLGAADELARQLRLRDMGGIIVVDFIDMNLAEDRQLLYERMCENMKKDRARHNILPLSKFGLMQITRQRVRPAMDVAVEESCPTCLGTGKIKSSILFTDQLESKIDRLVNKIGIRRFSLHVHPYVAAFINQGVFSLKRRWQLKYGLGIRIISSQKLAFLQYEFYDQNRQFIDMQEENEVSK; encoded by the coding sequence ATGACAAGCGAAGTAATTATCGATGTTCAGCCGAAGGAGATATCCATTGCACTGCTTGAAGACAAGCAGTTGGTGGAATATCAGAGCGAGCCTCGCTCAGCCTCTTATTCTGTAGGCAACATCTACATTGGAAAAGTCCGCAAGTTGATGCCTGGACTTAACGCCTGCTTCGTAGATGTCGGCTCTGAGCGCGACGCATTCCTACACTATCTTGACTTGGGACTTCAATATAGCTCTTTTGAGAAATACTTAAAACAAGTAGCAAGCGACCGCAAGAAACTCTACCCTATTCAAAAAGCCACTAAACAGCCCGATCTGCCAAAGGATGGTAGCATCCAGAACACGCTGAAGGTGGGGCAAGAGGTATTGGTGCAAGTAGTAAAAGAACCTATTAACACAAAAGGTCCACGACTCACTTGCGATTTGAGTTTTGCCGGTCGCTACATGGTACTCATCCCCTTTGGCGATAAGGTATCCGTCAGTTCAAAAATTAAGAAAGGAGAAGAGCGCAGTCGTCTGAAACAACTGGTACAAAGCATGAAACCGAAAAACTTCGGCGTCATTGTTCGTACTGTAGCTGAAGGCAAGCGTGCTGCTGAACTCGATCAGGAACTGAAGGTTCTCTTAAAGCGATGGGAAGATGCCATTACGCGCGTTCAGAAAACCACCGAGCGCCCACAACTTGTGTTCGAGGAACAGAGTCGCAGTGTAGCTCTTATTCGCGACCTTTTCAACCCCACTTACGACGGTATTCATATTAACGATTCCGAAATCTACAGTCAGATTCACGATTACGTATCACTCATTGCCCCTGAAAAGGCCGATATCGTGAAACTGTACAATGGTAACGTACCCATTTTTGACAATTTCAATGTTACCAAACAGATTAAATCAGGTTTCGGGCGCACCGTCAACTACAAGCGTGGGGCCTACCTCATCATTGAACACACAGAGGCCATGCATGTGGTTGATGTTAATAGTGGAACGCGCATTAAGAAAGAAAACGGACAGGAAGCTAATGCACTGGAGACCAACCTTGGTGCTGCCGATGAGCTGGCACGCCAGTTGCGTCTGCGCGACATGGGCGGCATTATTGTTGTTGACTTTATCGACATGAATCTTGCCGAGGATCGTCAGTTGTTGTACGAACGCATGTGCGAGAACATGAAAAAAGACCGTGCTCGTCACAATATCCTGCCATTGAGCAAGTTTGGATTAATGCAGATTACCCGTCAGCGTGTTCGTCCTGCTATGGACGTAGCTGTTGAGGAAAGTTGTCCCACCTGCCTTGGCACTGGCAAAATTAAGTCCAGCATCCTGTTTACCGACCAGTTAGAGAGCAAGATTGACCGTCTCGTCAACAAGATAGGCATTCGCCGATTCTCATTGCACGTACACCCCTACGTAGCAGCATTCATCAATCAAGGCGTATTCTCACTGAAACGCCGCTGGCAGTTGAAGTACGGACTGGGTATCCGTATCATCAGTAGTCAGAAACTTGCATTCCTGCAGTATGAGTTCTACGATCAGAACCGTCAGTTCATCGATATGCAAGAAGAGAACGAAGTTAGCAAATAA